In one bacterium genomic region, the following are encoded:
- a CDS encoding tetratricopeptide repeat protein — protein MRRLLPAALMWVALLAAGGGHAQGTSPFVAGNAYYQRGDYEFARQQYLAQLQQGPVTPALLYDLGNVSLKLQQPGWAVLYYERAALYTPRDRDLRANLAVALASRRAPPVGDAPGWLEFIWQNARQLFTLNELTGATILLYLASCGLLVWRFRTREFRRRYLWLMVATLVLLVLVGTLAASKWRSDWDPARSVVVTDGTLYAGPADTFPAVRSVYQGELARALRHEGFWCEVDLENGSQGWVLQSAVEPVVR, from the coding sequence ATGCGTAGGCTCCTGCCGGCGGCGCTCATGTGGGTCGCTCTGCTCGCAGCGGGCGGGGGGCACGCGCAGGGAACCTCTCCCTTTGTCGCCGGGAACGCCTACTACCAGCGCGGCGACTACGAGTTCGCGCGGCAGCAGTATCTGGCGCAGTTGCAGCAGGGCCCGGTGACCCCCGCGTTGCTCTATGACCTGGGGAATGTGTCGCTCAAGCTGCAGCAGCCCGGCTGGGCCGTCCTGTACTATGAGCGGGCGGCGCTGTATACTCCGCGTGACCGGGACTTGCGGGCGAACCTGGCGGTCGCGCTGGCGAGCCGCCGGGCGCCGCCGGTTGGCGACGCGCCGGGCTGGCTGGAGTTCATCTGGCAGAACGCGCGGCAACTGTTCACGCTCAATGAGCTGACGGGCGCCACGATCCTGCTATATCTGGCGTCGTGCGGCCTGCTCGTGTGGCGCTTCCGCACGCGGGAGTTCCGCCGCCGCTACCTGTGGCTCATGGTGGCGACGCTGGTGCTGCTGGTGCTGGTGGGGACGCTGGCGGCCAGCAAGTGGCGGTCGGACTGGGACCCGGCGCGATCGGTGGTCGTGACGGATGGGACGCTGTACGCCGGGCCGGCGGACACCTTCCCGGCGGTGCGCAGCGTCTACCAGGGGGAGCTGGCGCGCGCGCTGCGGCACGAGGGGTTCTGGTGCGAGGTGGACCTGGAGAACGGCAGCCAGGGCTGGGTGCTGCAGTCGGCCGTCGAGCCGGTGGTGCGGTAA
- a CDS encoding tetratricopeptide repeat protein, translated as MWQLHHQWQLPPHDEARKTERIRLETFRFRRVLVLLVILDTAIMAGCLCARFVQPLSYVAIGLAAIGGGAVATLVVLIPGQAWRVLRRGWVFFSLWGRRRQVRSLVRAERHALSHLAEDGPSGPVLCDLAVAEYLRGHLDTAEAQLAHALELDPANHDLLNNLGVVLACRDEPDRAAELFVRAMGNGANGQAAANCALLAPLVTGPERLAEMITRTGHDLTAPAMNNIGVALALRGQWEAAAPWLERAVAAKPELAPARANLGLVAYQREQLQQAAGEIMQASRQDPSEPAFANWLGVILTAAGQFEQARLYLRRAHRVAPSDGAILINMTAADAAAGHWHLAERGFRSLLHGDSYRGDASYNLAVSELAIRQTAKAADAAADAIELGDTSYEAYTVFAVALWELGRRAEALSHFQSAVQASGAGPIACSNMGRALLLQGEIGAALNVLERALKQWPDDAHLVFDTATATLAHAASHFDRQVALAEREPLLAPVQDRYAGLLSGLERHDLAAEAHVNLGLYHYMQEQFEVAEEHLEAASKLEPKSPEITYLMGTILAEQGEKQTHRTDDGEIALTVGGRACIRRAVPLLEAACESRDLLAYAARNLGRCLYLLKDYEHALAAFRKSIRAESKPELHSMAALAAARQAHRIQLLFRTQLLSDARRGQLRATAMELLDVAVHYFRQALLHNELDPGLHGNIGIAYMLRNRPNDVEAALRHWERMRVIGRGAMDGRYAQLAQLENLVDPSRVGFDDRDMKVQGLEPARWLTIPPPRPTGIRFVLEPVAVQHPWRMAATSEGLRHALRLSDAIAAAQTKLRRLRV; from the coding sequence GTGTGGCAACTGCATCATCAGTGGCAACTGCCACCACATGACGAGGCCCGCAAGACCGAGCGGATCCGCCTGGAGACCTTCCGGTTCCGGCGGGTGCTTGTGCTGCTGGTCATCCTCGATACCGCCATCATGGCCGGCTGCCTGTGCGCGCGCTTCGTGCAGCCACTCAGCTATGTGGCCATCGGCCTGGCAGCCATCGGTGGCGGCGCCGTCGCCACACTGGTAGTGCTGATCCCCGGCCAGGCCTGGCGCGTCCTCCGCCGGGGCTGGGTGTTCTTCTCCCTGTGGGGCCGGCGGCGCCAGGTGCGAAGCCTCGTGCGGGCTGAGCGACACGCCCTGTCACACCTGGCCGAGGACGGGCCCTCGGGCCCGGTGTTGTGCGACCTGGCTGTCGCGGAGTACCTGCGGGGGCACCTCGACACTGCCGAAGCGCAACTGGCCCACGCGCTCGAACTGGACCCGGCCAACCACGATCTGCTCAACAACCTCGGCGTGGTCCTGGCGTGTCGGGATGAGCCCGACCGGGCCGCAGAGCTGTTCGTGCGGGCCATGGGTAACGGTGCCAACGGACAGGCCGCCGCCAACTGCGCCCTGCTGGCGCCGCTGGTCACAGGGCCCGAGCGCCTGGCCGAGATGATCACCCGGACCGGCCACGACCTCACGGCCCCGGCCATGAACAACATCGGGGTTGCCCTGGCCCTGCGCGGGCAGTGGGAAGCCGCAGCCCCATGGCTCGAGCGGGCTGTCGCGGCCAAGCCTGAGCTGGCCCCCGCCCGCGCCAACCTGGGTCTGGTCGCCTACCAGCGCGAGCAGCTCCAGCAGGCAGCCGGGGAGATCATGCAGGCCAGCCGTCAGGACCCATCCGAACCGGCCTTCGCCAACTGGCTGGGTGTCATCCTCACCGCCGCGGGGCAGTTCGAGCAGGCGCGCCTGTACCTGCGGCGCGCCCACCGGGTTGCCCCCTCCGATGGCGCCATTCTCATCAACATGACTGCCGCAGACGCCGCTGCAGGGCATTGGCACCTGGCCGAGCGCGGGTTCCGATCGCTGCTCCACGGCGACAGCTACCGCGGCGACGCCTCATACAACCTGGCCGTATCCGAGTTGGCCATCCGCCAGACAGCCAAGGCCGCCGACGCGGCCGCCGACGCCATCGAGCTGGGCGACACCAGCTACGAGGCCTATACGGTGTTCGCGGTGGCGCTGTGGGAACTCGGGCGCCGGGCCGAGGCGCTCTCGCACTTCCAGTCGGCGGTGCAGGCGTCGGGCGCCGGCCCCATCGCGTGCAGCAACATGGGGCGCGCGCTGCTGCTGCAAGGCGAGATCGGCGCCGCTCTGAACGTCCTGGAGCGCGCCCTCAAGCAGTGGCCCGACGATGCCCACCTCGTGTTCGACACGGCGACTGCGACTCTGGCCCACGCCGCCAGCCACTTCGACCGCCAGGTCGCCCTCGCCGAGCGCGAGCCGCTCCTGGCCCCGGTGCAGGACCGCTACGCCGGTCTGCTGAGCGGTCTCGAACGGCACGACCTGGCCGCGGAGGCGCATGTCAACCTCGGACTCTATCACTACATGCAGGAGCAGTTCGAGGTCGCCGAGGAACACCTCGAAGCGGCGTCGAAACTGGAACCCAAGAGCCCCGAGATCACCTACCTGATGGGCACGATCCTGGCTGAGCAGGGGGAGAAGCAGACCCATCGCACCGACGATGGCGAGATCGCCCTCACCGTCGGCGGCCGCGCCTGCATACGGCGCGCGGTGCCCCTGCTGGAAGCGGCCTGCGAATCGCGCGACCTGTTGGCCTACGCCGCCCGCAATCTCGGCCGCTGCCTCTATCTGCTCAAGGACTACGAGCATGCCCTGGCGGCCTTCCGCAAGAGCATCCGCGCGGAGAGCAAGCCCGAGTTGCACTCCATGGCTGCTCTGGCCGCAGCCCGCCAGGCGCATCGCATCCAACTGCTCTTCCGCACGCAACTGCTGTCCGACGCCAGGCGCGGGCAGTTGCGCGCCACCGCCATGGAACTCCTGGACGTGGCCGTGCATTACTTTAGACAGGCGCTGCTGCACAACGAACTCGACCCCGGCCTGCACGGGAACATCGGGATCGCCTACATGCTCCGCAACCGTCCCAACGACGTCGAGGCGGCCTTACGCCACTGGGAGCGCATGCGGGTCATCGGCCGCGGCGCCATGGACGGCCGCTATGCTCAGCTGGCGCAGTTGGAGAACCTGGTGGACCCCAGCCGCGTCGGCTTTGATGACCGCGACATGAAGGTCCAGGGTCTGGAGCCGGCGCGCTGGCTGACGATCCCGCCCCCGCGCCCCACTGGCATCCGCTTCGTGCTGGAGCCGGTGGCCGTGCAGCACCCCTGGCGGATGGCCGCCACCTCCGAGGGCCTCCGCCACGCTCTGCGCCTGAGTGACGCTATCGCCGCCGCGCAGACCAAGCTGCGGCGCCTACGGGTCTGA
- a CDS encoding BatD family protein — protein sequence MHRHARRPRWLVIGALLALPACAGAQAQVTARVDQQAVSQDETVQLTVTVSGSGLSMLTEPTLPDLKGFRVAGTSTQQSISLVGGSMQSSMNYVYDLEPTRTGKLTIPPVTVTLGGKSYHTQSFSIIVTPGTGGGGRRVTPNVPFGSDPFGSLPAGQSADVKQTVDRKTVYAGQQITYTFAFLQCEQLFGDVQYSPADTPGFVAEELPNPPNSTETIGGRTYSVQRRMKALFATSPGKHTIGQASVAVTMDPMLGSEDLVADPVGVQVLPLPTAGQPARFSGAVGSFAVRLRVDRQAVRAGETLNCVVEVSGSGNIRSLGEPDLALPDWVRVYKAGENRRVSPGGGGGGPAVIGGTATFSYLLLPRQAGTLRVGPVSYAYFDPQARAYRTATSQGAEITVTPGSGTAAPVVPADNLRPVKTESGRGVTRPWAGQRWLWFVLALPLLVVLWAGRQRWEAERLLAAPEHARAGNALALVHKRFDLAEKALAAGNHDVFYEGLHAALLDYIADRTTAPPSGLTAEVACDLLAAHGADQPLAEVARALVERTAAGRFAPGATDPGKAQQLVIQCRQTVAALQRQVRPDA from the coding sequence ATGCACAGGCATGCCCGTCGTCCACGGTGGCTGGTGATCGGGGCCCTGCTGGCCCTGCCCGCTTGCGCAGGCGCGCAGGCGCAGGTCACCGCGCGCGTGGACCAGCAGGCGGTCAGCCAGGACGAGACGGTGCAGTTGACCGTGACCGTGTCGGGCAGCGGCCTGAGCATGCTCACCGAACCGACGTTGCCGGACCTCAAGGGCTTCCGTGTCGCCGGCACCTCCACCCAGCAGTCCATCTCGCTCGTGGGCGGGTCCATGCAGTCGAGCATGAACTACGTCTATGACCTGGAGCCCACCCGCACCGGCAAGCTGACCATCCCCCCCGTCACCGTGACCCTCGGCGGCAAGAGCTACCACACGCAGTCGTTCAGCATCATCGTCACTCCCGGCACGGGTGGGGGGGGCAGACGGGTGACACCGAACGTGCCCTTCGGCAGCGATCCCTTCGGGAGCCTGCCCGCAGGCCAGTCCGCGGACGTCAAGCAGACGGTGGACCGCAAGACTGTGTACGCGGGGCAGCAGATCACCTACACCTTTGCGTTCCTGCAGTGCGAGCAGCTCTTCGGGGATGTGCAGTACTCGCCGGCGGACACGCCCGGGTTCGTGGCCGAGGAGCTGCCCAATCCGCCCAACTCCACCGAGACGATCGGGGGGCGGACGTATTCGGTGCAGCGCCGGATGAAGGCCCTGTTCGCGACTTCGCCGGGCAAGCACACCATCGGCCAGGCGAGCGTCGCGGTGACGATGGACCCGATGCTGGGCTCCGAGGACCTCGTGGCCGACCCGGTGGGGGTGCAGGTGCTGCCGCTGCCGACGGCGGGGCAGCCGGCCAGGTTCAGCGGGGCGGTGGGGTCGTTCGCGGTGCGCCTGCGGGTGGACCGGCAGGCTGTGCGGGCCGGGGAGACGCTCAACTGCGTGGTGGAGGTCAGCGGCAGCGGGAACATCCGGTCGCTCGGCGAGCCCGATCTGGCGCTGCCGGACTGGGTGCGGGTGTACAAGGCGGGCGAGAACCGCCGGGTGAGCCCCGGCGGCGGTGGGGGCGGCCCGGCCGTCATCGGCGGGACGGCCACGTTCTCCTACCTGCTGCTGCCGCGCCAGGCCGGGACGCTGCGCGTGGGCCCGGTCAGCTACGCCTACTTCGACCCGCAGGCCCGTGCGTACCGCACGGCAACCAGCCAGGGGGCGGAGATCACCGTCACGCCGGGGTCGGGCACGGCCGCGCCCGTGGTCCCGGCGGATAACCTGCGCCCGGTGAAGACGGAGAGCGGCCGGGGTGTGACGCGACCGTGGGCGGGGCAGCGCTGGCTATGGTTCGTGCTCGCGCTGCCGCTGCTGGTGGTGCTGTGGGCGGGGCGGCAGCGCTGGGAGGCGGAGCGGCTGTTGGCGGCGCCGGAGCACGCGCGCGCCGGCAACGCCCTGGCCCTGGTGCACAAGCGCTTTGACCTCGCCGAGAAGGCCCTGGCCGCCGGCAACCACGATGTGTTCTATGAGGGTCTGCACGCGGCGCTGCTGGACTACATCGCCGACCGGACGACGGCGCCGCCGTCGGGGCTGACGGCCGAGGTGGCCTGCGACCTGCTCGCCGCGCACGGCGCCGATCAGCCACTGGCCGAGGTGGCGCGGGCGCTGGTGGAGCGCACGGCGGCGGGGCGCTTCGCGCCGGGCGCGACTGATCCGGGCAAAGCTCAACAACTCGTGATCCAGTGCCGGCAGACGGTGGCGGCGTTGCAGCGGCAGGTGAGGCCCGATGCGTAG
- a CDS encoding tetratricopeptide repeat protein — MSRANRRVISLVTLLLGLPWLVGFTFPGGLQRLWRQADRAFKRQQYDRAEQLYDQARQQQPDEWRLAFNTAVAQAAGKKLDVAAKGFEKIAASGPQELREPAEYNAGNCYLAQQQKDQAIEHYKRALYLNPNDMNAKWNLELAKRQQKQDQQQKQQQKQQQKQDQKKQNQPQKQDQQKKQQQQPQDRKMDKDEARRLLQSLSQADRDLQKKMAKQRQQPFREARPTKDW; from the coding sequence ATGAGCAGGGCTAACCGGCGTGTCATCTCCCTGGTGACGTTGCTGCTGGGGCTGCCCTGGCTGGTGGGCTTTACCTTCCCCGGCGGGCTGCAGCGGCTGTGGCGGCAGGCGGACCGGGCCTTCAAGCGACAGCAGTACGACCGGGCCGAACAGCTCTATGACCAGGCGCGGCAGCAGCAGCCGGACGAGTGGCGGCTGGCGTTCAACACCGCCGTGGCGCAGGCGGCGGGGAAGAAGCTCGACGTGGCCGCCAAGGGCTTTGAGAAGATCGCCGCCAGTGGCCCGCAGGAGTTGCGCGAGCCCGCGGAGTACAATGCGGGCAACTGCTACCTGGCCCAGCAGCAGAAGGACCAGGCGATTGAGCACTACAAGCGGGCGCTGTATCTGAACCCCAACGACATGAACGCCAAGTGGAACCTGGAGCTGGCCAAGCGCCAGCAGAAGCAGGACCAGCAGCAGAAGCAACAGCAGAAGCAGCAACAGAAGCAGGACCAGAAGAAGCAGAACCAGCCGCAGAAGCAGGACCAGCAGAAGAAGCAGCAACAGCAGCCCCAGGACCGGAAGATGGACAAGGACGAGGCGCGGCGCCTGCTGCAGTCGTTGAGCCAGGCCGACCGTGACCTGCAAAAGAAGATGGCCAAGCAGCGCCAGCAGCCGTTCCGCGAGGCGCGGCCGACCAAAGACTGGTAA
- a CDS encoding VWA domain-containing protein → MTFADPWMLLLLLLLPVIGWRLARPGKTGSAVSTYPDLRLTMARGRSARPWLARQLPWVRLPALALLIVACARPQAPAGVREIGGAGIDIMLVLDISGSMQAEDFKPKNRFTVAREVLREFISNAGANRLGLVVFSGKAFTQSPLAADHQIVSQLLDRVHIGMLEDGTAIGMAIATAAHRLQASQARSKVIILLTDGVNNRGEVDPPTAAEAAAALGIKIYAIGVGKEGGAPVPVPGALLGPRYLTDPKTGRVLMTKLDEPMLKKIAQITGGKYFRATDAQALRQIYDQIDKMEKSEFTAKRERRYTELFGKYAAWGLGLLVLQTLLGATWLRKAP, encoded by the coding sequence ATGACCTTCGCCGATCCGTGGATGCTGCTGCTGCTCCTCCTGCTGCCGGTGATCGGCTGGCGTCTGGCGCGCCCGGGCAAGACGGGCAGCGCGGTCTCGACCTATCCGGACCTGCGGCTGACCATGGCCCGCGGGCGCTCGGCCCGACCGTGGCTCGCGCGGCAGTTGCCGTGGGTGCGGCTGCCGGCGCTGGCCCTGCTGATCGTGGCCTGCGCGCGCCCGCAGGCCCCTGCCGGCGTGCGGGAGATCGGCGGCGCGGGCATTGACATCATGCTGGTGCTCGACATCTCCGGCAGCATGCAGGCCGAGGACTTCAAGCCCAAGAACCGCTTCACGGTGGCGCGCGAGGTGCTGCGCGAGTTCATCAGCAACGCCGGCGCCAATCGCCTCGGCCTGGTCGTCTTCTCCGGCAAGGCCTTCACACAGAGCCCCCTGGCCGCCGACCACCAGATCGTGAGCCAGTTGCTCGACCGCGTGCACATCGGGATGCTGGAGGACGGGACGGCCATCGGCATGGCCATCGCCACCGCCGCGCACCGGCTGCAGGCATCCCAGGCGCGCAGCAAGGTCATCATCCTGCTGACCGACGGGGTCAACAACCGGGGCGAGGTGGACCCGCCCACGGCGGCGGAGGCGGCGGCGGCCCTGGGGATCAAGATCTATGCCATCGGTGTCGGCAAGGAGGGCGGGGCGCCGGTGCCCGTGCCCGGAGCGCTGCTCGGGCCGCGCTATCTGACCGACCCCAAGACCGGGCGCGTGCTGATGACCAAACTGGACGAGCCGATGCTCAAGAAGATCGCGCAGATCACGGGCGGGAAGTACTTCCGGGCCACGGATGCCCAGGCGCTGCGCCAGATCTACGACCAGATTGACAAGATGGAGAAGTCGGAGTTCACCGCCAAGCGCGAGCGGCGCTATACGGAGCTATTCGGCAAGTACGCCGCCTGGGGCCTGGGGCTGCTGGTGCTGCAGACGCTGCTGGGAGCGACGTGGCTGCGCAAGGCGCCTTGA
- a CDS encoding VWA domain-containing protein translates to MTNYFKWGQPEVLVWLWVAPVLALLAWRAILLRLAAARRFCPTAGDRRLALRPLLERLVLRYGLVVLATALLVVALARPQVGTHRERAQRKGADIVLVMDTSLSMAAADMQPNRLTAAKLAAINLVNRLPNDRFGMIVFSGDAHLYCPITIDHDAVQMFVDSVEVGASPQPGTSLAAALQSAGEALGNSESKHRAIVVLSDGEDLAGQMLESAGRVVRETAARIEVLGFGSPQGEPIPIKDEQGNVRGFKTDEKGQTVMSKLGEEGLQQLATVGKGMYFRAMTQGATDELAGRLEAMEGSQVGMMLYTDYGERFQWPLGLALVLLALEAVLPERVLRRRRQEAAHEQG, encoded by the coding sequence ATGACTAACTACTTCAAGTGGGGACAACCTGAGGTGCTGGTGTGGCTGTGGGTGGCGCCGGTGCTGGCGCTGCTGGCGTGGCGGGCCATCCTGCTGCGGCTCGCGGCGGCGCGGCGGTTCTGCCCCACCGCGGGGGACCGACGCCTGGCGCTGCGGCCGCTGCTGGAGCGGCTGGTGCTGCGCTATGGGTTGGTAGTGCTGGCGACGGCGCTGCTGGTCGTGGCGCTGGCGCGGCCGCAGGTGGGGACGCACCGCGAGCGGGCGCAGCGCAAGGGCGCCGACATCGTGCTGGTGATGGACACCAGCCTGAGCATGGCGGCGGCCGACATGCAGCCCAACCGGCTGACGGCGGCGAAGCTGGCGGCCATCAACCTCGTCAACCGCCTGCCCAACGACCGCTTCGGGATGATCGTCTTCTCGGGTGATGCGCACCTGTACTGCCCGATCACCATTGACCATGACGCGGTGCAGATGTTCGTTGACTCGGTGGAGGTGGGCGCGTCGCCGCAGCCCGGGACGTCGCTCGCGGCGGCGCTGCAATCCGCGGGCGAGGCGCTGGGCAACAGCGAGAGCAAGCACCGCGCCATCGTGGTGCTGAGCGACGGGGAGGACCTGGCCGGGCAGATGCTCGAGTCCGCCGGGCGGGTGGTCCGCGAGACCGCCGCCCGCATCGAGGTGCTGGGCTTCGGCAGCCCGCAGGGGGAGCCCATTCCCATCAAGGACGAACAGGGGAACGTGCGCGGGTTCAAGACCGATGAGAAGGGCCAGACCGTGATGTCGAAGCTGGGTGAGGAGGGGCTGCAGCAACTGGCGACGGTCGGCAAGGGCATGTACTTCCGCGCCATGACCCAGGGGGCGACCGATGAACTGGCCGGGCGCCTGGAGGCCATGGAGGGATCGCAGGTGGGGATGATGCTCTACACCGACTACGGCGAGCGCTTCCAGTGGCCGCTGGGGCTGGCGCTGGTGCTGCTGGCGCTGGAGGCGGTGCTACCGGAGCGGGTGCTGCGGCGGCGCAGGCAGGAGGCGGCGCATGAGCAGGGCTAA
- a CDS encoding PAS domain S-box protein, with the protein MRVKPVPSGERLQVIELVGAGAASAIGLLGVFCGFHAAAIQTDSARYGFSALVSIIAALCLVGAVLLARRGYEQLASSVLVTVVVARVVIEATTTAPYAYLSLWPLFVVALVVAQITLGTRAAVLAALGAPIMFVFTYLGLADRPELLQRFDSALIANLGLYGATLALVHVAVRRMSSAVRQARQVTGSHERTRTELREVEMQFKALAEASPTGIVIEQDGRLVYGNPYFFEMAGCLSSDGFGLSLWDFFAAAGVQELKAQLRRRQTLRGSVGPNLLVFTPLKGQPRWCEVAVADALFWQKPAVVANVLDVTERVLAQLAVQRERDFSNNIINTAEAIIMATDADGRVTLLNPAGERITGYAAAELRDRPYWETLAPPELRAAAAELFEAAREQPRSSAELTWDSKSGEEIIIAWHAVGQRDADGAFTGIVGVGLDVTQQRLLERQAIVTERLRSLGQIAGGVAHDLNNTLAGIIGPTDLLLLTEDDPQKQRSLNAIMAAATRGAETVRRIQRFSKARTDLDKQVFDLRELTEDVIFSLRPRWRDVAQRQGLTIRLHDEVPSGLAVHASAGEVGNVLMNLIVNACEAMSADGDITIAGAQKGDTVEFQVRDTGSGMSADTMANIFQPFFSTKGADNSGLGLAVIHGIILRHGGTITVDSQPGEGTVFTVTLPTSEPDEEAVAAPTGASASAGRLRLLVVDDMAEIADYVTAVARRLGHEVTAAYAGEDALQHLQQQPFDAIITDYGMAGISGTQLADRARRLRPGIKVVLITGWDIAPGEIEGLDGLLKKPCTREQVETVLHDLATPA; encoded by the coding sequence ATGCGCGTCAAGCCTGTTCCCTCCGGCGAGCGACTGCAGGTCATTGAGCTGGTCGGCGCCGGCGCCGCCAGCGCCATCGGTCTGTTGGGGGTCTTCTGCGGGTTCCACGCGGCCGCCATCCAGACGGATAGCGCTCGCTACGGGTTCTCCGCCCTCGTCTCGATCATTGCCGCCCTGTGTCTCGTGGGGGCAGTCCTCCTCGCCCGGCGCGGCTACGAGCAACTGGCCTCCAGCGTGCTGGTCACGGTCGTGGTGGCCCGCGTCGTCATCGAGGCCACGACCACGGCCCCGTACGCCTACTTGTCGCTGTGGCCTCTGTTTGTGGTCGCGCTGGTCGTCGCGCAGATCACCCTCGGCACTCGCGCAGCCGTCCTCGCCGCCCTCGGCGCCCCCATCATGTTCGTCTTCACCTACCTGGGCTTGGCCGACCGGCCCGAACTGCTCCAGCGCTTCGACTCGGCTCTCATCGCGAACCTGGGGCTCTACGGCGCCACGCTGGCCCTGGTGCACGTGGCGGTCCGGCGCATGAGCAGCGCCGTGCGCCAGGCCCGCCAGGTGACCGGCTCGCACGAGCGCACGCGCACCGAGCTACGCGAGGTGGAGATGCAGTTCAAAGCCCTCGCCGAGGCCTCGCCGACGGGCATCGTCATCGAGCAGGACGGGCGCCTCGTCTACGGCAACCCATACTTCTTCGAAATGGCCGGCTGCCTCAGCTCCGACGGCTTCGGCCTGTCGCTGTGGGACTTCTTCGCCGCCGCCGGCGTCCAGGAACTGAAGGCCCAGTTGCGCCGCCGCCAGACCCTCCGGGGCAGCGTAGGGCCCAACCTGCTCGTGTTCACTCCCCTCAAGGGCCAGCCCCGCTGGTGTGAGGTGGCGGTCGCCGACGCCCTGTTCTGGCAAAAACCTGCCGTCGTCGCCAACGTGCTGGACGTGACCGAACGCGTCCTGGCGCAGCTGGCCGTACAGCGCGAACGCGACTTCTCCAACAACATCATCAACACCGCCGAGGCCATCATCATGGCCACCGACGCCGACGGGCGTGTGACGCTGCTCAATCCCGCCGGCGAGCGCATCACCGGCTACGCCGCCGCCGAGCTGCGCGACCGGCCGTACTGGGAGACCCTCGCTCCCCCCGAACTGCGCGCGGCTGCCGCCGAGCTGTTCGAGGCTGCCCGCGAGCAGCCCCGGAGCAGCGCCGAACTCACGTGGGACAGCAAGAGCGGCGAGGAGATCATCATCGCGTGGCACGCCGTGGGCCAGCGGGATGCCGACGGCGCCTTCACCGGCATTGTGGGCGTGGGCCTGGACGTCACCCAGCAGCGCCTGCTCGAGCGCCAGGCCATCGTCACCGAGCGCCTGCGCTCGCTGGGCCAGATTGCCGGCGGCGTGGCCCATGACCTCAACAACACCCTCGCAGGCATCATCGGCCCCACTGACCTGCTGCTCCTGACCGAAGACGACCCGCAGAAGCAGCGCTCCCTCAACGCCATCATGGCGGCCGCCACCCGCGGCGCCGAGACCGTGCGCCGCATCCAGCGCTTCTCCAAGGCCCGCACCGATCTGGACAAGCAAGTCTTCGACCTGCGTGAACTGACCGAGGATGTCATCTTCTCCCTGCGTCCCCGCTGGCGCGACGTAGCCCAGCGACAGGGCCTTACCATCCGCCTGCACGATGAGGTCCCGTCGGGTCTGGCGGTCCACGCCAGTGCCGGCGAGGTCGGCAACGTGCTGATGAACCTGATCGTCAACGCCTGCGAGGCCATGTCTGCCGATGGCGACATCACCATCGCCGGCGCCCAGAAGGGCGACACGGTGGAGTTCCAAGTGCGCGACACCGGCTCAGGCATGTCCGCCGACACGATGGCCAACATCTTCCAGCCGTTCTTTAGCACCAAGGGCGCCGACAACAGCGGCCTCGGGCTCGCCGTCATCCATGGCATCATCCTGCGCCATGGCGGGACGATCACGGTGGACTCGCAACCGGGCGAGGGCACCGTCTTCACCGTCACTCTCCCTACCTCCGAGCCGGACGAAGAGGCAGTGGCGGCTCCCACCGGCGCCTCCGCCTCAGCCGGCAGGCTGCGCCTCCTGGTCGTGGACGACATGGCGGAGATCGCCGACTACGTCACCGCCGTCGCGCGTCGCCTCGGCCATGAGGTGACCGCTGCCTACGCCGGCGAGGACGCCCTGCAGCACCTCCAGCAGCAGCCCTTCGATGCCATCATCACCGACTATGGCATGGCGGGCATCTCGGGCACGCAACTGGCCGACAGGGCTCGCCGCCTGCGCCCGGGCATCAAGGTCGTGCTCATCACCGGTTGGGATATCGCCCCGGGGGAGATTGAGGGGCTCGACGGCCTGCTCAAGAAGCCCTGCACGCGCGAGCAGGTCGAGACGGTACTGCACGATCTGGCCACCCCCGCGTGA
- a CDS encoding DUF1559 domain-containing protein, whose amino-acid sequence MSGLGTIRPMCYRDRWRGRHGFTLIELLVVIAIIAILAAILFPVFARAREKARSTRCVANLKQLGNAMRMYMDDYDGLFPWCVDIADKNLPEIWSDYPAWQVLIASMPLMHDVVDPYVKNKEVWHCASDKGFDVLEDAGNLPLPAHPTCYNAFGSSYMYRTELTFRQATQESLPDPVAINVLFDGSGTWHGGNEWGSFRWNVLYGDGHVKTTNRGQYDTAWNTAVQ is encoded by the coding sequence ATGTCGGGCCTGGGTACAATAAGGCCAATGTGCTACCGGGATCGGTGGAGAGGCCGTCACGGCTTCACACTCATCGAGCTGCTGGTGGTGATCGCCATCATCGCGATCCTGGCGGCCATCCTTTTCCCCGTCTTCGCCCGGGCCCGTGAGAAGGCCCGCTCCACGCGCTGCGTCGCCAACCTCAAGCAACTCGGCAACGCCATGCGCATGTACATGGATGACTACGACGGGCTCTTCCCCTGGTGTGTGGACATCGCCGACAAGAACCTGCCCGAGATCTGGAGCGACTACCCCGCCTGGCAGGTCCTGATCGCCTCCATGCCCCTCATGCACGATGTCGTGGACCCGTATGTCAAGAACAAGGAAGTGTGGCACTGCGCGTCGGACAAGGGGTTCGACGTGCTGGAGGATGCCGGCAACCTGCCGCTGCCGGCGCATCCGACCTGCTACAACGCCTTCGGGTCCAGCTACATGTACCGCACGGAGCTGACCTTCCGGCAGGCCACGCAGGAGAGCCTGCCCGACCCGGTCGCGATCAATGTCCTGTTCGACGGGAGCGGCACCTGGCACGGGGGGAATGAGTGGGGGAGCTTCCGCTGGAACGTGCTGTACGGCGACGGGCACGTGAAGACCACGAACCGTGGGCAGTACGACACAGCGTGGAACACGGCCGTGCAGTAG